Within the Streptomyces sp. YIM 121038 genome, the region CCACGGCGACGGAGGCACCGAAGGCGTCGCCGTCCTCCTCGGCGCCGGGGACGCCGGGCAGGTCCTGGTTGAACTTCTGGACCTGGCCCTCACCCAGCTTCAGCCCGTCCTTCGAGCCGAAGGCGACCGTGACCCCGGTCTGGTAGTCGCTGTCGCCGACCACCAGGTCGTCGTAGTGGTCGCCGTTGACGTCGCCGAGGGCGAGGGCTCCGTTGGCGCCGGGGGCCTGGCCCCGCTTGAAGCCGGTGGGGGAGCCGTACAGGACCCGGTTGCCCCACTCGCCGTCGCCGTAGTAGTCGTTCACGGCGATGTCGGCGCGGCCGTCGCCGTTGACGTCGCCGACGGCCCGGGGGACGACCGGGCCCTTCACGGAGCGCGGGCCGTCGATGCAGCTCTCGACCTTGTCGGGCAGCGGCGAGCAGTTGAGGTCGGGCCGGTCGTCGCTGCCGTAGCTCCACCACTGTGACTTGTCCATGAAGTCGAGGGTCGCGGTGGGCTTGGCGGTGCGGGAGATCGGGCCCTTCCACAGCCTGGCCCGCTGGTCGACCGGGTCGTCGCCGTGGGACGCCACGGTGGCGAACAGCGCCAGGTCGGTCTTGCCGTCACCGTCGAAGTCGCCCGCCTGCGGGGCGTGACCGAACGTGTTGATCTTCGTGCCGCCGGTGAGGCCGGACGCGGAGCCCCATACGATCACCGATCCCGCGTCCCGCCAGCCGGTGCCGATGACCAGGTCGGTGTAGCCGTCGCCGTCCAGGTCGCCCTTGGTGAAGGTGCGGCCGAACTCCTGCTTGGTGGCGGCCGTGCCGGGCACTCCGCTGGTGGAGCGGCTGATGATCTTCTTGTGGGCGGGGTCGAGGCCGTTCTTGGAGCCGTAGGCCACCGCCACGTATCCGGCCTTCTTCTTGCCGGAGACGGTGGCGCCCGGG harbors:
- a CDS encoding FG-GAP-like repeat-containing protein, producing MSPARRRARLTTPLVAMSLLTGGLTIWSLGQSPAEAATPAAQKAAAVKATDDFNGDGYADLVVGAPGATVSGKKKAGYVAVAYGSKNGLDPAHKKIISRSTSGVPGTAATKQEFGRTFTKGDLDGDGYTDLVIGTGWRDAGSVIVWGSASGLTGGTKINTFGHAPQAGDFDGDGKTDLALFATVASHGDDPVDQRARLWKGPISRTAKPTATLDFMDKSQWWSYGSDDRPDLNCSPLPDKVESCIDGPRSVKGPVVPRAVGDVNGDGRADIAVNDYYGDGEWGNRVLYGSPTGFKRGQAPGANGALALGDVNGDHYDDLVVGDSDYQTGVTVAFGSKDGLKLGEGQVQKFNQDLPGVPGAEEDGDAFGASVAVGDVDRDGFADIAVGVPGEDIGRVTDAGSVVLVRGSAAGVTGTGAQAFQQDTPGIPGVGEKGDAFGAATALLDVTGDGRADLAASSVNENASAGALWSLRGTSTGLTAKKSVAFGPKDLSAPSVAALFGSALR